A region of Streptomyces paludis DNA encodes the following proteins:
- the rbsD gene encoding D-ribose pyranase — MKRHGILNRHLAGALAELGHGDGVLVCDAGMPVPAGPRVVDLAFVAGVPSFAEVLSGLLAELVVEGATAAGEVREANPAAAALLADLPELRFVTHTELKELSAGARLVVRTGEARPYANVLLRCGVFF; from the coding sequence ATGAAGCGGCACGGGATTCTGAACCGCCATCTGGCGGGCGCGCTGGCCGAGTTGGGCCATGGGGACGGGGTCCTGGTGTGCGACGCGGGGATGCCGGTCCCGGCGGGCCCGCGCGTGGTGGACCTGGCGTTCGTGGCCGGGGTGCCGTCGTTCGCCGAGGTGCTGAGCGGTCTGCTGGCGGAGCTGGTGGTGGAGGGCGCGACGGCGGCGGGCGAGGTGCGGGAGGCGAATCCGGCGGCGGCGGCGCTGCTGGCGGACCTGCCGGAGCTGCGGTTCGTCACGCACACGGAGCTGAAGGAGCTGTCGGCGGGCGCGCGGCTGGTCGTACGGACGGGTGAGGCGCGGCCGTACGCGAATGTCCTGCTGCGGTGCGGCGTGTTCTTCTGA